The proteins below are encoded in one region of Peribacillus muralis:
- the ytvI gene encoding sporulation integral membrane protein YtvI → MNPIYLYRFIRFLLVIGGVILGGIGLFFLSKYTYPFIIAMVIAFLMNPLVTFFEKKGRLPRGFAVFVSLLLIFLSFAGLITLLVTEIISGTNYLAGVIPEHIETIVDYIESYIATTIIPLYNQIAAMFNNLDVDQQDTVLKNIQNIGESITTGVSGFIQTFLKNIPTIIGWFPTTATALLFTLLGTFFISKDWDTFGRMTGRVLPDKIFSGAKRLFRDLKRALFGFIRAQFTLVSLTTVTILIGFLILGVNYSITIALICGLVDIIPYLGTGTIFIPWIIFEFIVGNTSLAIGLSVLYIIVVVQRQLIEPKVLSSSIGLDPLATLIALFIGFKLIGFLGLIAGPVALVIFNTLQRAHVFKAIWSFIIGADTKKTI, encoded by the coding sequence TTGAATCCAATCTATCTGTATCGCTTCATTCGCTTTTTACTCGTCATCGGCGGGGTAATTTTAGGTGGAATTGGCTTGTTTTTTTTATCTAAATATACATATCCATTCATCATTGCGATGGTAATCGCATTCTTGATGAATCCGCTTGTCACTTTCTTCGAGAAGAAAGGCAGGTTACCAAGGGGGTTTGCCGTATTCGTTTCTCTCTTACTCATTTTCCTTTCATTCGCAGGGCTCATCACCTTACTGGTTACCGAAATCATATCAGGGACCAATTACCTTGCAGGAGTCATACCTGAACACATCGAAACGATCGTGGACTATATTGAGTCCTACATCGCCACCACCATCATTCCTTTATATAACCAAATCGCTGCGATGTTCAATAATTTGGATGTCGACCAACAAGATACCGTCCTCAAGAATATCCAGAATATCGGGGAATCCATCACTACGGGAGTAAGCGGGTTCATTCAAACGTTCTTGAAGAACATCCCCACGATCATCGGCTGGTTCCCAACCACTGCAACGGCACTCCTGTTTACGCTGCTTGGCACTTTCTTCATCAGCAAGGATTGGGACACTTTCGGCAGGATGACTGGCAGGGTGCTGCCCGATAAGATTTTCTCTGGCGCCAAGCGTTTGTTCCGGGACTTGAAACGGGCCTTATTCGGCTTCATCCGTGCTCAATTCACGCTTGTTTCATTGACGACTGTTACGATTTTGATTGGGTTTCTCATTTTAGGGGTGAACTATTCGATCACGATTGCCCTGATTTGCGGCTTGGTCGATATCATTCCTTATTTAGGGACGGGCACCATCTTCATCCCATGGATCATATTCGAGTTCATCGTTGGAAATACGAGCCTTGCCATCGGTTTGTCCGTGCTTTACATAATCGTCGTCGTCCAGCGGCAATTGATAGAGCCAAAGGTTCTCTCTTCCAGCATCGGTCTTGACCCGCTTGCCACCCTCATCGCCCTGTTCATCGGTTTCAAGCTGATCGGGTTCCTAGGACTGATAGCAGGTCCTGTCGCACTCGTGATATTCAATACACTTCAGCGTGCCCATGTCTTCAAGGCCATCTGGTCCTTCATCATCGGCGCGGATACAAAAAAAACCATATAA
- the aceA gene encoding isocitrate lyase: MTNERAQKLQQSWENDSRWTGIKRPYTAEEVIKLRGSIDIEQTLARRGSEKLWDLLKTEDFINALGALTGNQAMQQVKAGLKAIYLSGWQVAADANIAGQMYPDQSLYPANSVPQVVKRINQTLQRADQISFAEGKDDIDWFAPIVADAEAGFGGALNVFELMKGMIEAGASGVHFEDQLSSEKKCGHLGGKVLLPTQTAVRNLVSARLAADVMGTPTILIARTDADAADLITDDIDPVDAPFITGERTPEGFYRTNAGLDQAIARGLAYAPYADLIWCETSEPNLADARRFAEAIHAEFPGKLLAYNCSPSFNWKAKLSDEEIATYQVELGKLGYKFQFVTLAGFHSLNHSMFNLALGYKERGMAAYSELQQAEFASEPDGYTATRHQREVGTGYFDEVAQVVSGGTSSTTALAGSTEAEQFETSK, from the coding sequence ATGACGAATGAAAGAGCGCAAAAATTACAGCAAAGCTGGGAAAACGACTCAAGGTGGACTGGGATCAAACGTCCTTATACGGCCGAAGAAGTGATTAAATTAAGAGGATCGATCGATATTGAGCAAACATTGGCTCGCAGAGGTTCTGAAAAACTATGGGACTTATTGAAAACAGAGGATTTCATCAATGCTTTGGGAGCATTGACGGGCAACCAAGCCATGCAACAGGTGAAGGCTGGCCTAAAAGCGATTTACCTTAGTGGCTGGCAAGTGGCAGCAGATGCCAACATTGCAGGGCAAATGTATCCGGATCAAAGCTTATATCCGGCCAACTCTGTGCCGCAAGTAGTGAAACGCATCAATCAGACTCTTCAGCGTGCAGATCAAATCAGCTTTGCTGAAGGCAAAGATGATATCGATTGGTTCGCTCCAATCGTGGCGGATGCTGAAGCAGGTTTTGGGGGAGCCCTTAATGTTTTCGAATTGATGAAAGGAATGATCGAAGCCGGAGCGTCCGGCGTTCACTTTGAAGACCAGCTTTCCTCCGAGAAAAAATGCGGCCACCTAGGCGGCAAGGTCCTTCTTCCGACACAAACGGCCGTACGTAATTTGGTTTCCGCCCGTTTGGCAGCGGACGTAATGGGGACACCGACCATCTTGATCGCCCGTACGGATGCAGATGCGGCTGATTTGATTACCGATGATATCGATCCGGTGGATGCGCCTTTCATCACAGGTGAAAGAACACCAGAAGGATTCTACCGCACGAATGCAGGTCTGGACCAGGCCATTGCACGCGGCTTGGCCTATGCACCATATGCCGACCTCATCTGGTGTGAGACTTCGGAACCTAATCTGGCAGATGCCCGCCGCTTTGCGGAAGCGATCCATGCAGAGTTTCCGGGGAAACTGCTAGCTTACAATTGTTCCCCATCATTCAACTGGAAAGCGAAATTAAGCGATGAAGAAATAGCCACTTACCAAGTCGAATTAGGTAAATTGGGTTACAAATTCCAATTCGTTACGCTTGCAGGCTTCCACTCATTGAATCATAGCATGTTCAATCTTGCTTTAGGTTATAAAGAGCGCGGCATGGCTGCATACTCTGAATTGCAGCAAGCTGAGTTCGCCAGTGAACCTGATGGCTATACGGCAACACGCCATCAACGTGAAGTAGGAACGGGTTATTTCGATGAAGTGGCACAAGTCGTTTCAGGAGGAACCTCGTCTACGACGGCACTTGCGGGTTCTACGGAAGCAGAGCAATTCGAGACTTCCAAATAA